A single Mus caroli chromosome 15, CAROLI_EIJ_v1.1, whole genome shotgun sequence DNA region contains:
- the Exosc4 gene encoding exosome complex component RRP41: MAGLELLSDQGYRIDGRRAGELRKIQARMGVFAQADGSAYIEQGNTKALAVVYGPHEIRGSRSRALPDRALVNCQYSSATFSTGERKRRPHGDRKSCEMGLQLRQTFEAAILTQLHPRSQIDIYVQVLQADGGTYAACVNAATLAVMDAGIPMRDFVCACSAGFVDGTALADLSHVEEAAGGPQLALALLPASGQIALLEMDSRLHEDHLEQVLEAAAQAARGVHTLLDLVVRQHVQEASVSLGD; encoded by the exons ATGGCCGGGCTGGAGCTCCTGTCCGATCAGGGTTACCGGATAGACGGTCGCCGCGCGGGGGAGCTGCGCAAGATCCAGGCGCGGATGGGTGTGTTTGCGCAGGCGGATGGCTCGGCTTACATCGAGCAGGGCAACACCAAGGCACTGGCGGTGGTCTACGGGCCTCACGAG ATCCGGGGCTCCCGGTCTCGAGCCCTGCCCGACCGGGCTCTAGTGAACTGTCAGTACAGTTCAGCCACCTTCAGCACAGGTGAGCGCAAACGAAGGCCTCATGGAGACCGGAAGTCTTGTGAGATGGGGCTGCAGCTACGCCAGACCTTCGAGGCAGCCATCCTCACACAGCTGCACCCCCGCTCTCAGATCGACATCTATGTGCAG GTGCTGCAAGCAGATGGTGGGACCTACGCAGCATGTGTGAATGCAGCCACGCTAGCAGTGATGGATGCTGGGATACCTATGCGGGACTTTGTATGCGCATGTTCAGCTGGCTTTGTGGATGGCACAGCACTAGCAGACCTCAGCCACGTGGAGGAAGCAGCTGGAGGGCCCCAGCTCGCCCTGGCCCTGCTGCCAGCCTCCGGCCAGATCGCACTGCTTGAGATGGACTCGAGGCTACACGAAGACCACTTGGAGCAGGTGCTAGAGGCTGCTGCCCAGGCGGCCCGAGGTGTGCACACTCTGCTGGACCTTGTCGTCCGACAGCACGTGCAGGAGGCCTCTGTCTCACTGGGGGACTGA